The following proteins come from a genomic window of Acidimicrobiales bacterium:
- a CDS encoding ester cyclase, with product MTPIGIALRRRRDEVLQQLLEAQNAGDVTAALDCFTHPRYELIGNSRVYDGDDDVRRYYEMTRHYFPDLHFEVIEVHHAADAVVAELWMSGTHLGSGPDFEASGKRFRCRTAVIFTFADDLVTCARVYYDTGTIARQLA from the coding sequence GTGACGCCGATCGGGATCGCGCTGCGGCGCCGGCGCGACGAGGTGCTGCAGCAGCTGCTGGAGGCCCAGAACGCCGGCGACGTGACGGCCGCGCTCGACTGCTTCACCCACCCGCGCTACGAGCTGATCGGCAACTCCCGGGTCTACGACGGCGACGACGACGTCCGGCGCTACTACGAGATGACCCGCCACTACTTCCCCGACCTGCACTTCGAGGTGATCGAGGTGCACCACGCGGCCGACGCGGTGGTCGCCGAGCTGTGGATGTCGGGCACGCACCTGGGATCGGGCCCGGACTTCGAGGCGAGCGGCAAGCGCTTCCGCTGCCGCACGGCGGTGATCTTCACCTTCGCCGACGACCTCGTAACCTGCGCCCGGGTGTACTACGACACGGGGACGATCGCCCGCCAACTGGCCTGA
- a CDS encoding helix-turn-helix domain-containing protein, with protein sequence MSPGHSEGTDCPSTKVEETQACELRDLLDRLADKWSLLVVELLGERTHRFTELRRAIDDISQRMLTLTLRRLERDGLVHRTVHPVVPPRVDYELTPLGAALLDAVGPLVTWSRRHPGEIARARAAYDEQVA encoded by the coding sequence ATGTCACCAGGGCACAGCGAGGGAACCGACTGCCCGTCCACGAAGGTGGAGGAGACCCAGGCCTGCGAGCTGCGCGACCTGCTCGACCGGCTGGCCGACAAGTGGTCGCTGCTGGTCGTCGAGCTGCTGGGGGAGCGGACCCACCGCTTCACCGAGCTACGGCGCGCCATCGACGACATCAGCCAGCGGATGCTCACCCTCACGCTCCGCCGGCTGGAGCGCGACGGCCTCGTGCACCGCACGGTCCACCCGGTGGTCCCCCCGAGGGTCGACTACGAGCTGACCCCGCTGGGGGCCGCGCTGCTCGACGCCGTCGGCCCGCTGGTGACCTGGAGCCGGCGGCACCCCGGCGAGATCGCCCGCGCCCGGGCCGCCTACGACGAACAGGTCGCCTGA
- a CDS encoding LLM class flavin-dependent oxidoreductase, with amino-acid sequence MTAPAIGVFLPTMSPQNEPLLDVVAAARQAEDLGFESVWVVDQLVGGTGVPFLDSTVALAAAAGATERIRIAYGVMILPLRPVVWAAKQVGSLQHVSGGRVLFGVGVGGDRHDLSWLAAGVPRRERGRRTDAALEVLPDLIAGKAVDLDGTTVQLSPAVAVPPILVGGMADAALARAARHDGWFALPLPPPQLVPLVDRLGELAADIGRPRPSITGSVMVAIDGDPTVPDAAGLVRLLGDPDGVYGMPAEAVPDMIVTAGPEVVAERIAALQALGAERVVVTLAAGTWSRQAELLAEAVALVG; translated from the coding sequence ATGACAGCTCCGGCGATCGGCGTCTTCCTCCCGACGATGAGCCCGCAGAACGAACCGCTGCTCGACGTCGTCGCTGCGGCCCGGCAGGCCGAGGACCTCGGCTTCGAGTCGGTGTGGGTCGTCGACCAGCTCGTCGGCGGCACCGGCGTGCCGTTCCTCGACAGCACGGTGGCTCTGGCCGCGGCGGCCGGGGCGACCGAGCGCATCCGGATCGCCTACGGCGTGATGATCCTGCCGTTGCGACCGGTGGTGTGGGCCGCCAAGCAGGTCGGCTCGCTGCAGCACGTGTCGGGCGGCCGGGTGCTGTTCGGGGTCGGCGTCGGCGGCGACCGCCACGACCTCTCGTGGCTCGCGGCCGGTGTGCCCCGCCGCGAACGGGGCCGGCGCACCGACGCCGCCCTCGAGGTGCTGCCCGACCTGATCGCCGGCAAGGCGGTCGACCTCGACGGCACCACCGTGCAGCTCTCCCCCGCCGTCGCCGTGCCGCCGATCCTCGTGGGCGGCATGGCCGACGCGGCGCTGGCCCGGGCGGCCCGCCACGACGGCTGGTTCGCCCTCCCCCTGCCGCCGCCGCAGCTCGTCCCGCTGGTCGATCGGCTCGGGGAGCTGGCGGCGGACATCGGTCGCCCGCGGCCGTCGATCACCGGCAGCGTCATGGTGGCGATCGACGGCGACCCGACGGTCCCCGACGCCGCCGGCCTCGTCCGCCTGCTCGGCGATCCCGACGGGGTCTACGGCATGCCCGCCGAGGCGGTGCCCGACATGATCGTGACCGCGGGCCCGGAGGTGGTCGCGGAGCGCATCGCGGCGCTGCAGGCGCTGGGCGCCGAGCGGGTGGTGGTCACCCTCGCCGCCGGCACCTGGTCGCGCCAGGCCGAGCTGCTGGCCGAGGCCGTCGCTCTGGTCGGCTAA
- a CDS encoding winged helix DNA-binding domain-containing protein produces the protein MSPLSLRALNRATLSRQLLLRRERRTAEATIAHLGGMQAQAPLSPYVGLWTRLVGFRPDELATLITERRAVRGTLMRSTVHLATADDFLAFRPLIQPVLARAFRGQQFAKSLAGVDLDEVCAAARALLAERPHTRAELTRHLAPLWPERDADSLAFAVTYLEPLVQAPPRGIWGTNGPATWASARRWLGRPLDADPSPDELVLRYLGAFGPATVKDVQQWSGLTRLREVVDRLRPGLVELRDEHGRELFDLPDAPRPDADTPAPVRFLPEYDNLLLSHADRSRVIPDGRRVPLPPGLGGSQGTVLVDGTWSADWRVTRHDDTATLTVTSFAPLSPDDHEALHEEGDELLAFTAPDHPGREIRIVAEG, from the coding sequence ATGTCGCCGCTGTCCCTCCGCGCCCTCAACCGCGCCACGCTGTCCCGGCAGCTCCTGCTGCGCCGGGAGCGACGGACAGCCGAGGCGACGATCGCCCACCTCGGCGGCATGCAGGCGCAGGCGCCGCTGTCGCCCTACGTCGGCCTGTGGACCCGGCTCGTCGGCTTCCGCCCCGACGAGCTGGCCACGCTCATCACCGAGCGACGGGCCGTGCGGGGCACGCTGATGCGGTCCACCGTCCACCTCGCCACGGCCGACGACTTCCTGGCGTTCCGCCCGCTCATCCAGCCGGTGCTGGCCCGGGCGTTCAGAGGCCAGCAGTTCGCGAAGAGCCTGGCCGGCGTCGACCTCGACGAGGTGTGCGCCGCCGCCCGGGCGCTGCTGGCGGAGCGGCCCCACACCCGTGCCGAACTGACCCGGCACCTCGCCCCGCTCTGGCCCGAACGTGACGCCGACTCGTTGGCCTTCGCGGTCACCTACCTGGAGCCGCTCGTGCAGGCGCCGCCGCGCGGCATCTGGGGCACCAACGGCCCGGCCACGTGGGCTTCGGCCCGCCGGTGGCTCGGCCGCCCGCTCGACGCCGACCCGTCGCCCGACGAGCTCGTGCTGCGCTACCTGGGGGCCTTCGGTCCGGCGACCGTGAAGGACGTGCAGCAGTGGTCGGGCCTCACCCGGCTGCGCGAGGTCGTCGACCGCCTGCGGCCCGGACTCGTCGAGCTGCGGGACGAGCACGGCCGTGAGCTGTTCGACCTGCCCGACGCCCCACGCCCCGACGCCGACACACCCGCGCCGGTCCGCTTCCTGCCCGAGTACGACAACCTGCTGCTGTCGCACGCCGACCGCTCGCGGGTGATCCCCGACGGTCGCCGGGTGCCGCTCCCGCCCGGCCTCGGCGGGAGCCAGGGCACGGTCCTGGTCGACGGCACGTGGTCCGCCGACTGGAGGGTCACCCGGCACGACGACACGGCGACCCTCACCGTCACCTCCTTCGCCCCGCTCAGCCCGGATGACCACGAGGCCCTCCACGAGGAGGGCGACGAGCTGCTCGCCTTCACCGCCCCGGACCACCCCGGCCGGGAGATCCGGATCGTCGCCGAGGGCTAG
- a CDS encoding 5'/3'-nucleotidase SurE: MIARRPWAPLLLVLTFLTFVACGGDDDDSAEPTSTPTPTAAAVEPLRILVTNDDGVGGEGISLLVDALLELDDVEVTVVAPLEDQSGTGGQTTPTPLTATDAELIGGAPAVAVDGFPADSVVYALAEVLDEPPHVVVSGINAGQNMGPIVELSGTVGAARKAVSEGIPALAVSQGLADPIDYPTGVELAIDWVEEHRDALLAGEVEADAVANLNVPSCATGEVRGVVEVPTATDVGSRNPVTDPSDCTSTATDPADDIAAFLTGYAPLAEVAP; encoded by the coding sequence GTGATCGCACGACGGCCCTGGGCACCGCTTCTCCTCGTCCTCACCTTCCTCACCTTCGTCGCCTGTGGTGGTGACGACGACGACAGCGCCGAGCCCACATCGACCCCCACGCCCACCGCCGCGGCCGTGGAGCCGCTGCGGATCCTCGTGACCAACGACGACGGTGTCGGGGGCGAGGGCATCTCGCTGCTGGTCGACGCCCTCCTGGAGCTGGACGACGTGGAGGTCACCGTGGTCGCCCCGCTCGAGGACCAGAGCGGCACCGGCGGTCAGACCACGCCGACGCCCCTCACCGCCACCGACGCCGAGCTGATCGGCGGCGCCCCGGCCGTGGCCGTGGACGGCTTCCCGGCCGACAGCGTGGTGTACGCCCTGGCGGAGGTGCTCGACGAGCCGCCCCACGTGGTGGTGTCGGGCATCAACGCCGGGCAGAACATGGGGCCGATCGTCGAGCTGTCGGGGACCGTCGGTGCCGCCCGCAAGGCGGTGAGCGAGGGAATCCCGGCGCTGGCCGTGAGCCAGGGCCTGGCCGACCCGATCGACTACCCGACGGGGGTCGAGCTGGCGATCGACTGGGTGGAGGAGCACCGCGACGCCCTGTTGGCGGGCGAGGTCGAGGCCGACGCCGTCGCCAACCTCAACGTCCCCAGCTGCGCCACGGGCGAGGTGCGCGGCGTGGTGGAGGTCCCCACCGCCACCGACGTCGGCAGCCGCAACCCCGTCACCGACCCCTCCGACTGCACCTCCACCGCCACCGACCCCGCCGACGACATCGCCGCCTTCCTCACCGGCTACGCCCCCCTCGCCGAGGTCGCCCCCTGA
- a CDS encoding acetoacetate decarboxylase family protein, with the protein MQYDIAGRTVTMPVEVRDACAGTAMFDVDAGAAAALLPPGDAFTVVESSPGRAQLVLATIDYRDNDLGDYLEVGITMFVTPRSGSGSGSADREPGTFITRLPVNQEFTCVAGRTIWGFPKTVEDITVVHKEDSAVTTLRIDGELVLRLTLPRGGADVMPQMPMTTYTYIDGVPHATPFSQGGAGSQVLVGGTGVELELGTHPVADELAALGLPTQTPVMSTWTEHMRGTFGTPVPL; encoded by the coding sequence ATGCAGTACGACATCGCCGGTCGCACCGTCACGATGCCGGTGGAGGTGCGCGACGCCTGCGCCGGCACCGCCATGTTCGACGTGGACGCCGGGGCGGCCGCCGCGCTGCTGCCCCCGGGCGATGCGTTCACGGTCGTCGAGTCGTCGCCGGGGCGGGCCCAGCTGGTGCTGGCCACCATCGACTACCGCGACAACGACCTGGGCGACTACCTCGAGGTGGGCATCACGATGTTCGTCACGCCCCGTTCGGGCTCGGGCTCGGGGTCGGCTGACAGGGAACCAGGTACGTTCATCACCCGGCTGCCGGTGAACCAGGAGTTCACCTGCGTGGCAGGCCGCACGATCTGGGGCTTCCCCAAGACCGTGGAGGACATCACCGTGGTCCACAAGGAGGACTCGGCGGTGACGACCCTGCGGATCGACGGCGAGCTGGTGCTGCGGTTGACGCTCCCCCGGGGCGGTGCCGACGTGATGCCCCAGATGCCGATGACCACCTACACCTACATCGACGGCGTCCCCCACGCCACGCCGTTCAGCCAGGGCGGCGCCGGCTCCCAGGTGCTGGTCGGCGGCACGGGCGTCGAGCTGGAGCTGGGCACCCATCCGGTCGCCGACGAGCTCGCCGCCCTCGGCCTCCCCACCCAGACCCCCGTCATGTCCACCTGGACGGAGCACATGCGCGGCACCTTCGGCACCCCCGTCCCGCTCTGA
- the gcvT gene encoding glycine cleavage system aminomethyltransferase GcvT — MTTLHHSPLDAAHRELGAKLVPFGGWDMPLQYPSGTLAEHRACRTGAVAFDVSHLGTVRIDGPKAFDLLQSALTNDLQKIAPGRAQYTHLLDEADASVLDDIIVWWVNDDRFDVMPNASNTSRVIDAIGGKDVTPTRAIIAVQGPAARARLATVYPSAAGVGRFRVEEMRVDGATWVVAGTGYTGEDGVELAVPADVAPAVWERVLSAGIRPAGLGARDTLRLEAALPLHGHELGPGITPLQAGLGWVVAWDKGDFRGRAALAAEKERGVTRRLRGFEVEGRRPPRAECKVILDGEVVGELTSGNFSPTLERGIALGFMPPGVTEGTPVAIDVRGTPIPATIVPTPFYKA, encoded by the coding sequence GTGACCACCCTGCATCACTCGCCACTCGATGCCGCCCACCGGGAGCTGGGAGCGAAGCTCGTCCCGTTCGGTGGGTGGGACATGCCGCTGCAGTATCCGTCCGGGACGCTGGCGGAGCACCGGGCCTGCCGCACGGGTGCGGTGGCGTTCGACGTCAGCCACCTCGGCACCGTGCGGATCGACGGGCCCAAGGCGTTCGACCTGCTGCAGTCGGCGCTGACCAACGACCTGCAGAAGATCGCCCCCGGCCGGGCCCAGTACACCCACCTGCTCGACGAGGCCGACGCCTCGGTCCTCGACGACATCATCGTGTGGTGGGTCAACGACGACCGCTTCGACGTGATGCCCAACGCCTCGAACACCAGCCGGGTGATCGACGCCATCGGTGGCAAGGACGTGACGCCCACCCGGGCGATCATCGCCGTGCAGGGGCCGGCCGCCCGGGCGAGGCTGGCGACGGTCTACCCGTCGGCGGCGGGGGTCGGGCGCTTCCGGGTCGAGGAGATGAGGGTCGACGGCGCCACGTGGGTGGTCGCCGGCACCGGCTACACCGGTGAGGACGGCGTGGAGCTGGCGGTGCCGGCCGACGTCGCCCCGGCGGTGTGGGAGCGGGTCCTCTCCGCCGGCATCCGACCGGCCGGCCTCGGCGCCCGCGACACCCTGCGACTGGAGGCCGCCCTGCCGCTGCACGGCCACGAGCTGGGCCCGGGGATCACCCCGCTGCAGGCCGGCCTGGGCTGGGTCGTCGCCTGGGACAAAGGCGACTTCCGGGGCCGCGCCGCCCTGGCCGCCGAGAAGGAGCGTGGCGTCACCCGCCGCCTCCGGGGCTTCGAGGTGGAGGGCCGCCGCCCGCCCCGGGCCGAGTGCAAGGTCATCCTCGACGGCGAGGTCGTCGGCGAGCTGACCAGCGGGAACTTCTCCCCGACCCTCGAACGGGGCATCGCTCTCGGTTTCATGCCACCGGGAGTGACCGAGGGGACGCCCGTGGCGATCGACGTCCGCGGCACCCCCATCCCCGCCACCATCGTCCCTACCCCCTTCTACAAGGCCTGA
- a CDS encoding class II aldolase/adducin family protein, whose product MTKLKPHRPPTFSSVDEERTHIKQRMAAAFRLFDRFGFSEGVAGHLTARDPADPDLFWVNPFGLSFGLISVSDLILVNHEGKVVEGDWPVNQAAFAIHSQVHQARPDVKAAAHTHSTYGRTWSTLGRLLDPLTQDACAFYEDHSLFDDFTGVVLDVEEGKRIAHALADNKACILRNHGLLTAGTTVDEAAWWFITMERTCQVQLMAEAAGTPVPIDPENAALTASQVGQPVAGWYSFQPLYDKIVADQPDLLD is encoded by the coding sequence GTGACCAAGCTCAAGCCCCACAGGCCCCCCACGTTCTCGTCGGTCGACGAGGAGCGGACGCACATCAAGCAGCGGATGGCGGCGGCGTTCCGGCTGTTCGACCGGTTCGGCTTCAGCGAGGGCGTGGCCGGCCACCTCACCGCCCGCGACCCCGCCGATCCCGACCTGTTCTGGGTGAACCCGTTCGGCCTCTCGTTCGGGCTGATCTCGGTGTCGGACCTGATCCTCGTCAACCACGAAGGCAAGGTCGTGGAGGGCGACTGGCCGGTGAACCAGGCCGCGTTCGCCATCCACAGCCAGGTCCACCAGGCCCGGCCCGACGTGAAGGCCGCGGCCCACACCCACTCCACCTACGGGCGGACCTGGTCGACGCTGGGTCGCCTGCTCGACCCGCTGACCCAGGACGCCTGCGCCTTCTACGAGGACCACTCCCTGTTCGACGACTTCACCGGCGTCGTGCTCGACGTGGAGGAGGGCAAGCGCATCGCCCACGCCCTCGCCGACAACAAGGCGTGCATCCTGCGCAACCACGGGCTGCTCACCGCGGGCACCACGGTCGACGAGGCCGCCTGGTGGTTCATCACCATGGAGCGCACCTGCCAGGTGCAGCTGATGGCCGAGGCGGCCGGGACGCCGGTGCCGATCGACCCCGAGAACGCCGCGCTCACCGCTTCGCAGGTGGGGCAGCCGGTGGCCGGGTGGTACAGCTTCCAGCCGCTGTACGACAAGATCGTCGCCGACCAGCCGGACCTCCTCGACTAG
- a CDS encoding bifunctional nuclease family protein — translation MAVEMELVSVEAPELPARTPVVILRERSGRRRLLPIFIGTPEAQAIALAMQRIETPRPMTHDLMRSLLDELGAQVERIVVTELREGTFYADILLRADGQVRAVSSRPSDAIALAIRIGSPIFAEEEVLDEAGRTEQPDSEEAEQMVEEFRTFIDHVNPEDFAQ, via the coding sequence ATGGCCGTCGAGATGGAACTGGTGAGCGTCGAGGCACCAGAGCTGCCGGCACGAACGCCGGTGGTCATCCTTCGCGAGCGTTCGGGGCGGCGGCGGTTGCTCCCGATCTTCATCGGCACCCCTGAGGCCCAGGCGATCGCCCTGGCGATGCAGCGGATCGAGACCCCTCGTCCGATGACCCACGACCTGATGCGCTCCCTGCTCGACGAGCTGGGCGCGCAGGTCGAGCGGATCGTCGTCACCGAGCTGCGGGAGGGCACGTTCTACGCCGACATCCTGCTGCGCGCCGACGGTCAGGTGCGGGCGGTCTCGAGCCGTCCGTCCGACGCGATCGCCCTCGCCATCCGGATCGGGTCACCGATCTTCGCGGAGGAGGAGGTGCTCGACGAGGCGGGTCGCACCGAGCAGCCCGACTCCGAGGAGGCCGAGCAGATGGTCGAGGAGTTCCGCACCTTCATCGACCACGTCAACCCCGAGGACTTCGCCCAGTAG
- a CDS encoding MerR family transcriptional regulator, translating to MKDTSGTPVDSYSGKRAAEIVGISYRQLDYWARTDLIRPSLADAHGSGSRRRYSYRDLIELKLIKTFLDNGTKLENIRQAFEYVRDQLGEDLTSARLVLSGNSAVLVRENEELIDVMSKYKGQGVLNFLDLDDVTKEVDSAIVDLFPETEKPGRVARAANS from the coding sequence GTGAAGGACACCTCGGGCACACCGGTCGACAGTTACAGCGGCAAGCGGGCGGCGGAGATCGTGGGGATCTCGTACCGGCAGCTCGACTACTGGGCGCGCACCGATCTGATCCGGCCGAGCCTGGCCGACGCCCACGGCAGCGGCAGCAGGCGTCGCTACAGCTACCGCGACCTGATCGAGCTGAAGCTCATCAAGACGTTCCTCGACAACGGCACCAAGCTCGAGAACATCCGGCAGGCCTTCGAGTACGTGCGCGACCAGCTGGGTGAGGACCTCACGTCGGCGAGGCTCGTCCTGTCGGGCAACTCGGCCGTCCTGGTGCGCGAGAACGAAGAGCTCATCGACGTCATGAGCAAGTACAAGGGCCAGGGCGTCCTCAACTTCCTCGACCTCGACGACGTCACGAAGGAGGTCGACAGCGCGATCGTCGACCTCTTTCCCGAGACCGAGAAGCCAGGACGCGTAGCCCGCGCCGCCAACTCCTGA
- a CDS encoding class I SAM-dependent methyltransferase, protein MTLATLVEEVLGEDLPVGVTAYDGSTAGPPNPLATLVIRTPDALRRIVTSPGELGMSRAYVAGDLDVEGDIFALLDLRERMPSFRLSASVMRGIVKELGGLKGVRPVPPPLEEVRLHGRRHSLARDRAAVSYHYDVSNAFYEMVLGPSLTYSCAVFETPRSTLEQAQAAKHELVCRKLHLSPGDRLLDVGCGWGSLVMHAAEHHGVHAVGVTISQRQYEMAKKRVSDAGLSDRVEIRLQDYREVDDGPYDAVSSIGMFEHVGEARIAEYFGRLRQLVRPGGRFLNHGISRSPGGRARLAPRSFVNRYVFPDGELHEVGRVVSYIQEAGFEVRHVESLREHYAMTLRQWVANLESRWDDAVAEVGVGRARVWRLYMAGSAVNFTAGRNQIYQVLSVVPDGNGDGGTDLRESYF, encoded by the coding sequence ATGACGCTGGCAACGCTGGTCGAGGAGGTGCTTGGGGAGGATCTCCCCGTGGGCGTCACCGCCTACGACGGCAGCACCGCCGGGCCGCCGAACCCACTGGCGACGCTGGTGATCCGCACACCGGACGCACTGCGCCGCATCGTCACGTCGCCGGGTGAGCTGGGCATGTCCCGGGCCTACGTCGCCGGCGACCTCGACGTCGAGGGCGACATCTTCGCCCTGCTCGACCTGCGCGAGCGGATGCCGAGCTTCCGCCTGTCCGCCAGCGTGATGCGCGGGATCGTGAAGGAGCTCGGCGGGTTGAAGGGGGTCCGGCCCGTCCCGCCTCCGCTCGAGGAGGTGCGGCTGCACGGCCGCCGGCACTCGCTCGCCCGCGACCGGGCCGCGGTCAGCTACCACTACGACGTCTCCAACGCCTTCTACGAGATGGTCCTCGGGCCGAGCCTCACCTACTCGTGCGCGGTGTTCGAGACGCCCAGGTCCACGCTGGAGCAGGCCCAGGCCGCCAAGCACGAGCTGGTGTGCCGCAAGCTCCACCTGTCGCCCGGCGACCGGCTGCTCGACGTCGGCTGCGGCTGGGGGAGCCTGGTGATGCACGCGGCCGAGCACCACGGCGTCCACGCGGTCGGGGTGACCATCTCCCAGCGCCAGTACGAGATGGCGAAGAAGCGGGTGAGCGACGCCGGCCTGTCCGACCGGGTGGAGATCCGCCTGCAGGACTACCGCGAGGTCGACGACGGCCCGTACGACGCGGTCAGCTCGATCGGCATGTTCGAGCACGTCGGCGAAGCCCGGATCGCCGAGTACTTCGGCCGGCTCCGGCAGCTGGTCCGGCCCGGCGGCCGGTTCCTCAACCACGGCATCTCCCGGAGTCCCGGCGGAAGGGCCCGCCTGGCGCCCCGCAGCTTCGTCAACCGCTACGTGTTCCCCGACGGCGAGCTGCACGAGGTGGGGCGCGTGGTGTCGTACATCCAGGAGGCCGGGTTCGAGGTGCGCCACGTCGAATCGCTACGGGAGCACTACGCGATGACGCTGCGCCAGTGGGTGGCCAACCTGGAGAGCCGCTGGGACGACGCGGTGGCCGAGGTCGGTGTCGGCCGGGCCCGGGTGTGGCGGCTCTACATGGCGGGCTCGGCGGTCAACTTCACCGCCGGCCGCAACCAGATCTACCAGGTGCTCTCGGTGGTGCCCGACGGCAACGGCGACGGCGGGACCGACCTGCGCGAGAGCTACTTCTGA
- a CDS encoding carboxylesterase/lipase family protein, whose product MIVETVAGKVEGLERDGVLQFRGIPYAYADRFRPPEPALPWAGVLDATSFGPSAPQEPSATDALFGVEAQEYGEDCLVVNVVTPAADDTARPVMVWIHGGGFTNGSGRSPYYNATRLALDGDVVVVTVNYRLGALGFLYLDHLAGDLTGSGVNGIRDQIEALRWVRDNIAGFGGDPGRVTIFGESAGAMSVGTLLAAPEAAGLFHAAALQSGAGENVLAPETAMRVTEQVLAHLELTPADVEQLLDLPVHEILTAQSTAMAAALTSRPDPRRPSSGYLQLPFAPVVDGGLLTRPPLDAVRAGSAAGIPLVVGTTADEWNLFAIQDSLGDIGPERLRRRLVRMLGDDRADVAVELYRAARPTAHSSKLWCAMLTDRVFRMPAVRLADAQLAHTPDVSMYRFDYRSTAFGGVAGACHAIEIPFVFDTVEHQGVQTLLGGIDDGTRRLARRCSAAWATFARTGRRPAHDDLDWPAYDLSRRATCVLDREPTVLDDPEGDVRAFWNSEGALP is encoded by the coding sequence GTGATCGTCGAGACAGTCGCGGGCAAGGTCGAGGGGTTGGAGCGGGACGGCGTCCTCCAGTTCCGGGGGATCCCGTACGCCTACGCCGACCGCTTCCGTCCGCCGGAGCCGGCGCTGCCGTGGGCCGGCGTGCTCGACGCCACCAGCTTCGGGCCCTCCGCCCCGCAGGAGCCGTCGGCCACCGACGCCCTCTTCGGCGTGGAGGCCCAGGAGTACGGCGAGGACTGCCTGGTGGTCAACGTGGTCACCCCGGCCGCCGACGACACCGCCCGCCCCGTGATGGTGTGGATCCACGGCGGCGGCTTCACCAACGGCAGCGGCCGCTCGCCCTACTACAACGCCACCCGCCTGGCGCTCGACGGCGACGTGGTGGTGGTCACCGTCAACTACCGGCTCGGCGCTCTCGGCTTCCTCTACCTCGACCACCTCGCCGGCGACCTCACCGGCTCGGGCGTCAACGGCATCCGCGACCAGATCGAGGCGCTGCGCTGGGTGCGCGACAACATCGCCGGCTTCGGCGGCGACCCCGGCCGGGTGACGATCTTCGGCGAGTCGGCGGGAGCCATGAGCGTCGGCACGTTGCTGGCGGCTCCCGAGGCGGCCGGGCTGTTCCACGCCGCGGCCCTCCAGTCGGGCGCGGGCGAGAACGTGCTGGCGCCCGAGACCGCGATGCGCGTCACCGAGCAGGTGCTGGCCCACCTCGAGCTCACCCCGGCCGACGTCGAACAGCTGCTCGACCTGCCGGTCCACGAGATCCTCACCGCCCAGTCGACCGCCATGGCGGCGGCCCTCACCAGCCGGCCCGACCCGCGGCGCCCCAGCTCCGGCTACCTGCAGCTCCCGTTCGCGCCGGTGGTCGACGGCGGGCTGCTCACCCGGCCACCGCTCGACGCCGTCCGCGCCGGCAGCGCCGCCGGCATCCCGCTGGTGGTCGGCACCACGGCCGACGAGTGGAACCTCTTCGCCATCCAGGACAGCCTCGGCGACATCGGGCCCGAGCGGCTGCGGCGCCGGCTGGTCCGGATGCTGGGCGACGATCGCGCCGACGTGGCCGTCGAGCTGTACCGGGCGGCCCGCCCGACGGCGCACAGCAGCAAGCTGTGGTGCGCCATGCTCACCGACCGGGTGTTCCGCATGCCCGCGGTCCGCCTGGCCGACGCGCAGCTGGCGCACACGCCGGACGTGTCGATGTACCGCTTCGACTACCGCTCCACGGCCTTCGGCGGGGTGGCCGGCGCCTGCCACGCCATCGAGATCCCGTTCGTGTTCGACACCGTGGAGCACCAGGGCGTGCAGACGCTGCTCGGCGGCATCGACGACGGGACCCGCCGCCTGGCCCGCCGCTGCTCGGCCGCGTGGGCGACGTTCGCCCGCACCGGTCGCCGCCCCGCCCACGACGACCTCGACTGGCCCGCCTACGACCTGTCGCGACGCGCCACCTGCGTGCTCGACCGCGAACCCACCGTCCTCGACGACCCGGAAGGCGACGTCCGAGCGTTCTGGAACTCCGAAGGAGCCCTGCCGTGA